Proteins encoded in a region of the Cytophagia bacterium CHB2 genome:
- a CDS encoding oxidative damage protection protein — MARMVQCVKFGREMEGLEKPPMKGELGQRIFDNVSKEAWQMWKAQMIMLINEYRLNLMDPKASAFLDQQTEAFFFGEGAAPPPEFTPAKQD, encoded by the coding sequence ATGGCGCGTATGGTGCAATGTGTAAAGTTCGGTCGAGAGATGGAAGGTCTGGAGAAGCCGCCGATGAAGGGCGAATTGGGCCAGCGCATTTTTGACAACGTTTCAAAAGAAGCGTGGCAAATGTGGAAAGCGCAAATGATCATGTTAATCAACGAATACCGGCTCAATCTGATGGATCCCAAGGCCAGCGCTTTTCTCGATCAGCAAACCGAGGCGTTTTTCTTTGGCGAGGGTGCGGCGCCGCCGCCGGAGTTCACCCCGGCCAAGCAGGACTAA
- a CDS encoding inorganic pyrophosphatase translates to MGVLYKSHPWHGIQIGPDAPQVVTAYIEMVPTDTVKYEIDKATGHLRVDRPQKFSNHCPTLYGLIPQTYCAERVAELCMQRTGRTGIIGDGDPIDICVLTEKQISHGDILLHAIPIGGLRMIDKNEADDKIIAVMQGDAVYGQWRDVSECPPDVIDRLRHYFLTYKQAPGEKKGTCEITDIYHREEAEEIIRRSQDDYKARYGDLETILTSALRLWQ, encoded by the coding sequence ATGGGCGTGTTGTACAAATCCCATCCCTGGCACGGCATTCAAATCGGGCCGGACGCCCCGCAGGTGGTGACCGCCTACATCGAAATGGTGCCGACGGATACCGTGAAATATGAAATCGACAAAGCCACGGGACATTTGCGCGTTGACCGGCCACAAAAATTTTCAAACCACTGCCCGACCCTCTATGGCCTGATTCCGCAAACCTATTGCGCCGAACGCGTGGCGGAACTGTGCATGCAGCGCACCGGGCGCACGGGCATCATCGGCGACGGCGATCCCATTGACATTTGCGTGCTCACCGAGAAGCAAATCTCGCATGGCGACATTTTGCTGCACGCCATTCCCATCGGCGGGCTGCGCATGATCGACAAAAATGAGGCTGATGACAAAATCATCGCCGTGATGCAGGGTGACGCCGTCTACGGCCAATGGCGCGATGTTTCCGAATGCCCGCCCGATGTGATTGACCGACTGCGGCATTACTTTCTCACCTACAAGCAAGCGCCCGGCGAAAAGAAAGGCACGTGTGAGATTACAGATATTTACCATCGTGAGGAAGCCGAGGAAATCATCCGGCGCAGCCAGGACGATTATAAAGCGCGCTACGGCGATCTTGAAACGATCTTAACCAGCGCGCTGCGGTTGTGGCAGTAG
- a CDS encoding DUF2938 domain-containing protein — MRVIFIGMGATLTFDLWAQFLKYVFKITPSNVCLVGRWLRYMPEGIFTHSNIASSPRKSVECPVGWIAHYLIGITFAGAFVAFAGNNWLQHPTLMPAIIFGVVTVVAPFFIMQPSFGFGFAASKMPSPAPARLRSLMNHTAFGVGLYLFALLVNWLLRAYA; from the coding sequence ATGCGTGTGATTTTCATTGGTATGGGCGCAACTCTCACGTTTGATCTTTGGGCGCAGTTTCTCAAATACGTTTTCAAGATCACGCCCTCCAATGTTTGCCTCGTCGGACGCTGGCTGCGATATATGCCGGAAGGAATCTTTACGCATTCGAATATAGCCTCTTCCCCGCGGAAGAGCGTCGAATGCCCGGTAGGTTGGATTGCCCACTACCTGATTGGCATCACGTTCGCCGGCGCTTTTGTTGCGTTCGCCGGCAACAACTGGCTTCAACATCCAACGCTGATGCCGGCGATCATCTTCGGGGTCGTTACAGTCGTAGCGCCATTTTTTATCATGCAACCTTCATTCGGGTTCGGATTTGCCGCTTCTAAGATGCCAAGCCCTGCGCCGGCAAGGCTGCGTAGCCTGATGAATCACACGGCGTTTGGCGTAGGCCTTTACCTTTTCGCATTATTGGTCAACTGGTTGCTGCGGGCATATGCTTGA